The sequence below is a genomic window from Phaeodactylum tricornutum CCAP 1055/1 chromosome 27, whole genome shotgun sequence.
tcgaattacaggtataaggtaacgccagaagagttggcgaAACGATGGAACATTGGTTTATCGACAGCGAAGCGAACATTACTCGcaacgactcagagaggggtcaaagacattgctagtCAATTGTTAGCaaagagagtgaaaccagtcactgcacagttgagatatcgtcacttgcgcacgagtttgtatacggatacgatGTTTTCAAatgtcgtctcgtctcgaggaaattATTGTGTTCAAATTTACGTGAATGATGTCGACTGGACTCGTGCTTACACAATGAAGTCGAAAGGTCAGGCTCACGatacgttggatttgttatttcatcgtgagggagttccagctgaaattatttcagatggtgccaaagaattagttcaaggagagttcagacaaaaggttcgtgctgcaggagctcatgctaaagagattgagccatattcaccgtggttgaatcgagcagaaaccgcaatcaaagcattgaaacgtatgacaaatacagctatGTCGAAGTCACAGGCATCTGTACgattgtgggatatttgcttggagttgcaatgtttgatttgatcgtcaattgcgcatAATATTTACGCATTGAACGACGATGTCCCGAATACGGCAGTATCGggagatacaacggatattagTCATTTATGCGAGTttgcatggtatgattgggtatggtatttggatccagttgactttccggaGGATAAGCGGAAACTTGGTCGCTGGCTCGGACCTGCTCACAATATAGGTGATGCAATGTGTGCTCGTATacttgccagaaattcgcaaattatttcgcgaactacttactccccactttcgacaagtgatcttaattctcaacaggtgaagttgcttcaagagagttttgagaAGAACGTTCGTTTGGTTATGAACGAAGATGATCGTATTAAAAATACTTATGTTTTCGAGGCGGAACCCAGTGAGTTCGAGATGTATTCGGACCATTATacaggggaccaggaaacgatgccacaagcagacgagtacaatcacgaagcttttaatgagtatatcaatgctgaagtaatgataccaagacatgatcatattggtgctggtcgaataattggacaaaagaaagatcgagatggtaatccaatcgggaggtCGAATCCTGATCCAGTTTTGGACACTCGCATCTTagaagttcaatttccagatggtaACATACAGGAATACGCAGCTAATGTTATTTGCTgagcatctttattcacaggttgatgacgagggtcgtcgttatcttttaatggatgaaattgttgatcaccgaaaagacggatcggcggttgctgctgatgatctgtattatacagacaaacgtggtgtaaaacaaatgcgtcgaacaacaaaaggttggcaacttttacttcaatggaaagacggatcaaatacatggattcccttgaaagacctgaaagaatcgaatcctGTTGACGTCGCCAAAtatgttgttgcaaacaagttagtccatgaaccagcttttgcttggtgggtaccggacgtattacggaaacgagagcgaattatttcagcggtaaaggccagatacctgaaacggactcacaaattcggtattcgtatgccgaaatcagtaaaggaagctcttgagattgattgtgatactaacacttctatatggttggatgcaatcagaaaagagatgaaaaatgttatgccagcattcaaagttcttgaacccaatgcgtcgaaaccagttggttacacttggataccttgtcatatgatttttgatatcaaaatggacttcactcgcaaagccagattcgtcgccgggggacacgttacagatccgccgagttcgattacttatgctagtgttgtttccagagacagtgttcgaattgcattacttattgcagcgttgaattcgatgcaaatacttggtgctgatgcacaaaacgCATACTTGAATGCCCCagttcgagaaaaggtatatacgacatgtggtccagaatttgggaattcgacggaaggtcgttatgcaattatcgttcgagcgttgtatggtttgaagtcaagtggagcagcatggcgtgctcacttagctgcaacaatggaagaattaatgtttacctcttgtattgcagatccacatgtttggttaagaccatttcagaatgaaggtggtctcgaattttatgagtatgtACTTATTTACACGaatgatttcctatgtatcagtcatgatccgaagagtatcttggatactattggaaaacatttcaagcttaaaccggaatccattaagacaccggatacttatttgggagcgaatcttggacacttttcacttcccgataagccagacaagccgcgatggtctatgagttcgacaaattatgtgaaacaagctgtcgcaaatgttgagaaagctttggacgaaatcaaaagaggtttgcctaacaaagtgtcgtcgccaatgtcgacgaaatatcgaccagaacttgatgtttctcctgtgttgaatgcagagcatgctaactattttcagtctcagattggtgttttgagatgggcagttgaaattggtcgaattgatattatatgtgaagtatctatgctttcatcatttctcgcgatgTCACGAGAAAgacacttgagtgctgttcttcatatttttgcttatttgaaatctcacaacaggtcacgactcgtgtttgatgattcgtatgctgatattgagaaccattttatagatggtgcagattggacggatttttatggtaatgtgaaggaacctattccgccgaatgctccaaagccacgtggtagggctgtggagattactgcttttgttgacgctgaccatgctggagacaaagtcactcgtcgttcacgaacaggtgttttgatctatcttagtcgtgctccgattatgtggttttcgaagcgtcagaattcagtcgaaacgtcttcgtttggaagtgagtttgttgcgttaaagattgctacggagatgataCAGGGTTTgaggtataagttacggatgatgggaattccgattgatggtccggctagagttttgtgcgacaatatgtcggtggtacacaatactacagcaCCGGAatcaatgttgaagaagaagagtaatgctattgcatatcactttgtacgagagaatgtcgcaatgggagttatcaagattgcttatgagccgtcggagacaaacttagccgatgcgctaacaaaggttcagtcagccccagtacgacagaatcttatgcgtcaagTTTTATATTGAGTCAagtgaagaagggtttgccgactttcccgtttcgatgaagccagtattggaacaaattgcatttgcagtactacatgtcattgcatgcagtgtcgaagttttattttacaagttgtggatccctattttttcccatagtggttttgaggggacacatctctccatgtccatgtttatgtttatggtttcgatgtgtggggactagaaaacccctacgtcaagcggtacatgaggggttcatatccctaagtctatcagataagtctataatcttgtgtttttacgcctttgatcgtctacgaaagtatgtgggatcctttcggttccttagacgattctagcccgttatcgttgcagttttctaggGGGAAATTGATTTCGAGATAAGCCGTATACCTATTCGTTGAGAATATGATGGCGCGGTCTGTCGAGCGGACCTCGACCCTCGGACCTCGCAATTCTAACCGGCTTTTTCACACTATGTTGACATCTCTGTAGCTAGAGCTCTAGCTACTAGTAGCTCATAAACTGACAGTGCACGAGCGTTTTGGTGGGAGGTGACAACGATCCGACAACAAACCAAAATCGAAAAAAGATAAGATTTTAAATTGCCGTCCTCTAGAGGGCCAACGAAGGAAGCTGTCAGTGTCATCATCATGAAAGCACTTGTTTTACTGGCGAGCTTGGCACTGCTCGGTCGGACAAAGTCTTTCGCCGTAAGAGGTACTAAAGCTCCCGCAGCTCCGCCTCCTATACCGGGGAGCATTTTGCATTTCGTCTCCACTCCCTCGTGCTCGCAGACTTCTCAAGGACTTCTTGGTACCCGCCCTATATCGGTCCTCGTCAATTCTGATTCAGGGGGTAACAAAGATCTGTCGGAGGCATTGATTATCATTCAGGCAAAGAGATACTACGGTACTTACATGAGTCTTTTGGAAACGAACCCTCTTACTACAAAATCCGTTTCCGCAGCCCTTGTTTCCGGGATCGGAAATATTTTTTCACAGTGGTTCCAGGCTATATTGCTCCGACGCCCCTTTCACATCAGCTACACTCAAATGTTCGCATTCGGTCTTACAGGTCTCGTCTACGTGGGACCCTGGTTTCATGTTTGGTACGAACAGCTCGGACGAGTCGGTCGCACTATGGAATCTCGTTTTGGTAGCTCGCAGAAGAAGCAAACACTGGCCCAAATTTTGATTGACCAGACACTCGGTGTTGCTATTTTCTTCCCCACTTATTTTTATGTCTACGAGATTCTCGAGTCGTTCGTAGCAGGGCGATGTGAGCAGTCGTATTGTGCATTTGACCGAGTCTTATATCTCCCTTGTTTCCTTACCAGCGACTAATTCTTTCATCTTGTTACAGTTCCACTCCTCGGGGTAGCGCACGGTCTGCTGAGAGAGCAGATTGGTACTGTAGTGAAGGCCAATTACTGCCTCTGGCCTTTCTTCCAGTACATCAACTTCACCTTTGTTCCATCCTCTCTTCGTGTTTTAGCTACGAATCTTATGAGCGTTTTGTGGAACTGCTATTTTTGTTCTTGCATCGCTTAGGAACGAAACGGCATACGCGTGAGCTCCAGCTTCGATCATATTATGAGGAAAACTTTTCAGACGTTCCTGGATGGTCCAACATGTTGGCTTTGCGATAGCAGAATTTGTTTATTTATCTCCTTAGAAGCGTATGTAGGGATCGCACGAAGATGAATGCCCTTCTGAACTTTAAAGTTCTACCACAAAAGTAGCCGTGTTAGGTTTTGGTAGCTAAAATATTATACCGAAGCTTGGCGCATCGAGGTATCGTCTGTTCAGCGATTCTCGATTCGCTGCTTACAGTTGCACCTTCAAGCTATAATCCAAACATGAATATCCTTGCGTGAGCTTTCCTTGGGAAACAATATCGACGGAGTCACACAGATACAAGTGCATTGTTTCGGTAGTAATTCCACCACTGGCCTCGATCAGAATATGCGGGAACTTTTCCTTTAAAGATTTTGCATCAATTTTGAGTCTCTCTGGTTCAAAATTGTCCAGCATAACGATATCCGCCCCTGCTTTGGAAGCCTCAATCGCCTCTTCCAGATTTTGACATTCAACTTCAATCTTTTGCGAAAATCCAGCGGCTTGGCGAGCACGCTGAACTGCCGCGCTTATTGAACCAGCCGACCAAATATGATTATCCTTCAGCATTACCATTTGGCTAAGATCCAGCCGGTGTGTCGCGGCGCCGCCGACGAGAAGCCCATATTTTTCTACAATACGGAACCCTGGGGTTGTTTTCCGCGTTCCTGCAACCCATCCCTTCCAGCCGGCTTTGCGGGCAAGTTGGACAGCTTCATACGACGCTGATGCTACTCCGGAGCACCGGGATAACGTGTTGAGCGCCGTACGTTCGCCTTGCAAGATCTTGTGAATAGGGCCTGTGACCACAGCAAGCCTGATTTTGTGGTTTGACGAAGCATTCACAAAGTTGCCTTCGATCGCAGCATCCGAATTCCATTCCACCACACATCCCAAAAGCTCAAACACTGAATCAAAGAAAGGTTTTCCTGCAAAAACACCGGGAGATTTTAGCCAGAGAGTTGCCTTTCGAGTACCGTCGCCAACAACGAGACCGCCGACATCAAATGAAGGGATATCGTCGGCAATCCATTGTTTGACAGTCGTTTCTATAAGTATTTTCGGTAGCAGCGTGCTGTAGTCTGACTCGGCCATTTTTTATTGCTAGGTGCTTAACAATGGTGCACTGTTGTATTGAATAGAGCTCTTTTTCGATGACTGTACTTCATTTACGTTACAGTGGGCAATAGCCAATCGAAAGACTAGTCGCTAACCTGAGGTTGAAAAGCGACTCAAAACCACTCTCATGGTAGTGGCACctccttacagttagaagGATGAACGTTCATATCGCTACGACAGCTTTCAGATATATCTCGCGGTACATTTCCATAGGGGGCAGGGCAGTAACCAACCTCATCTATATACGAATCTTTTTTTGAACGAACTTTTTTAGAAAATGGACCAATTGGTTGAATCATGTCAAAACTcatttgatagagccattCTACTCCGGATTTGGGGAAGCAAAACTTGAGACAAATGAACGACAGCTAGTAGAGGATATATCAGGAAGAGATGCTAGGGTTATCATCACATTAGTCTAAAATTGtgcacatcggatgatgttCTCACTTTACtttattctaaagcactttgcaagctaTACTACAAGTGCTCctgtgtgctttgttagacttTGCCATAGCCATACAATGGATGGTTTCCGCAGATGCGGAACCGTCGGTCAAGCGacacgacaacgatgaatggaatcacAGTCCTGATATCGTAGTGCCGAGGAACGGAGCACCACGAGGATATCAAAAGAAAACCACAAACTGTAAACCTAATAGACACACCTATTTTCCTGACTATAAACAAAGCAATTTCCTGATTCCCCTGTCTTCCAAGGTTTTAGTCTATCAGCGATCCATGGAAGGACCCCGGGCGTCCTGAATTCCCTTTCGAATCTCAACCATGTTCATTTCTTCTCCATAGGTTTCGTAGTAGGTGTACGTCAGATCACCTTTTTGGTCAAAAATCAAAATGCCACCCTCGGTCCAAATGTCTCCACCGAGCGGAATATTTTGGATGTTTTTCTCTTTGTATCGCTTGCCGAGTTTTCTCGCTGAAGTCAGAAGCTTCCAAAAGGTGATTTTTCGACCACCGAGGGCATGGTAAATCAACCATTTTTCATCCCTGTAAATTGGATATTAAAGTCCTTTTCGTAAAATTCCAAGAGCGCCTTGTTATGGATATCAAGTTGTTTGATTGCACCAACAAGACACACCTCTTCCTCCTGCGCTATCTTAGTTAGCTGTAATCCATGCTCCCTGCAGGCGCCGCAACCTGGCCTACGGATAGCGAAAATAATTGTAACTTCCCTATCGACTGCTTTTCGTTCCTTTTGAGTCATTGCCCTTAGAGAAATTTTTTTGTCAGGGGTCTCGGACACAAAACCACCAAATGAACAGTTGACTGGAATAAGCAGGACTTTATAGAGCAAGTGTTCGTTCACGACAAGACTCTTGTGACGATCCACAGCGTCTAATACTGGCAACGGCTTTGTTGAGGTGACACTGGAAAAGATGTTCTTTGCTAACTTCAAGAGCATCGGTTGTTTTTTGCTGTCTTGGTGCCGGCGAACATCATGGGATGAGTTATTTTGCGACAGATTCATCAAATCCTGTAAGAGTGACTCTGCACTTCGAATCAGTGTCAAAGAATTATGATGCATGCAGCCGATGTCACCCTTGTAAAACAGCAAAACAAATGTAAGTGACTATGAGGTTCCCCAAAAAATAGAGACTGTGCTGAGGCTAAGAGAGCGTAATCGAAGGGTTAAGTGTCCGACTGCTATATAGACAACTGCTTTTGATGCCGTCGCTTTTTGACTAATTTTTACAAATATTTCCGACCATCCACTCTTTTTTGTATACGTTCAAAGAGTCATTTACTGCCGGGATGACTCTGATTTCGCGAAGAAGATCGATAGAGATTGAAATTTTTTTAATAAGCACTACTAGATAAGACTGTGAATACGAATGATTGTCTTTACAGTGCTTTGGATTGGCATAAGTTCTGACGCGTCCATAGCCGAAAGACTTGAACGCACCAGGAGACACTTCCATGCTGTTTTCAGGTCATCAGTAGTGTACAACCCAATTAGCATAAGGTCTCCTCCTCATTGTTCATTTCCACCGTTTTTCTTTATCGACCATCCTACGGCTACCAATTCCAGCTACTGTAGGTATGTCGGCTTCCAGCATTGTTCTGCAACTCTGCTCAAATGTCGTAAATACATTCATCATGAAATTGACTCTCACAATTGGAACCTAGACCGCGTCCAGAAATTAGATCCTGGGTCCATCCAATATAGCTGCAACCTAGACAAATTTGAGGTCGAGTGGGATGGATCCTTGAtcttgttgtttgttgcAATAAAAAGCTTCACGAGTACTGCTTATATTATGAACAGATAAATTGTTCTCTAGTAGCGTTCTCAAAAGGACTATTTCCCGGTTTGCTTGTAAATTGTATCAACTGGCTGTAAAACTTTTCTTGGTACAGACAAGCTCATGCTCAGCCATGGTACCCAGCAGCGAAAACCTTCCATCCCCGAAGAAAAACTTCAGTTGCAACGGACCCATTTCCTTCCCCCATGGAGAGTTCTAGCTTTGAGCGAAAGCCT
It includes:
- a CDS encoding predicted protein; protein product: MAESDYSTLLPKILIETTVKQWIADDIPSFDVGGLVVGDGTRKATLWLKSPGVFAGKPFFDSVFELLGCVVEWNSDAAIEGNFVNASSNHKIRLAVVTGPIHKILQGERTALNTLSRCSGVASASYEAVQLARKAGWKGWVAGTRKTTPGFRIVEKYGLLVGGAATHRLDLSQMVMLKDNHIWSAGSISAAVQRARQAAGFSQKIEVECQNLEEAIEASKAGADIVMLDNFEPERLKIDAKSLKEKFPHILIEASGGITTETMHLYLCDSVDIVSQGKLTQGYSCLDYSLKVQL
- a CDS encoding predicted protein is translated as KRYYGTYMSLLETNPLTTKSVSAALVSGIGNIFSQWFQAILLRRPFHISYTQMFAFGLTGLVYVGPWFHVWYEQLGRVGRTMESRFGSSQKKQTLAQILIDQTLGVAIFFPTYFYVYEILESFVAGRCEQSYCAFDRQIGTVVKANYCLWPFFQYINFTFVPSSLRVLATNLMSVLWNCYFCSCIA